A window of Paenibacillus sp. 19GGS1-52 contains these coding sequences:
- a CDS encoding NAD(P)/FAD-dependent oxidoreductase, producing MSKYDVIVVGAGPAGIFACYELTRKAPHLKVLLVDKGHDIYRRNCPILEEKIKLCPPASGRKEFAGCMPACSITAGFGGAGAYSDGKFNITTEFGGWMTDYLPPSKVLELIRYVDDVNLEHGATQNITDPTTESIRSIEQRGYAAGLKLLRAQVRHLGTEQNLEILKSIYEYLKTRIEMVFKTEVQDINTVKEQGAQRITGITFKNGDTHEAALVMIAPGRDGSAWLTEILKKRRLKMYNNQVDVGVRVETSDVVMREINEHLYEGKFIFNTSVGTRVRTFCSNPSGHVVVENHSGVMAANGHSFKDPALGSKNTNFALLVSHTFTEPFDKPNEYAREICKRANDLSNGGVIVQKYGDILRGRRSTETRISEGFLEPTLKEAVPGDLGLVLPYNTMKSLIEMVEALEKVTPGIASEHTLFYGVEAKFYSARPKLTEKFETEIAGLYCGGDGAGITRGLAQAGAAGVWIARAMMERME from the coding sequence ATGAGTAAATACGATGTGATAGTAGTTGGTGCAGGTCCGGCTGGGATTTTTGCTTGCTATGAGCTGACGCGTAAGGCGCCGCACTTAAAGGTGTTGCTTGTGGACAAGGGTCATGATATCTATCGCCGCAATTGTCCTATTCTGGAGGAGAAAATCAAGCTGTGTCCACCCGCCTCAGGCCGCAAGGAATTTGCTGGCTGTATGCCAGCCTGCTCTATCACTGCCGGCTTTGGGGGAGCAGGAGCTTACAGCGACGGCAAATTTAATATCACAACCGAGTTCGGTGGCTGGATGACGGATTATTTACCTCCATCCAAGGTGCTGGAGCTGATCCGTTATGTTGACGATGTGAACCTAGAACATGGAGCTACACAGAATATTACTGATCCTACCACTGAAAGTATCCGTAGTATTGAGCAGCGGGGTTATGCTGCTGGATTAAAGCTGCTGCGTGCGCAGGTACGTCATCTTGGCACAGAACAGAATCTGGAGATTCTTAAATCTATATATGAATATTTAAAGACACGCATTGAGATGGTATTTAAGACAGAGGTTCAAGATATTAACACTGTCAAGGAACAAGGTGCGCAACGCATTACGGGCATAACGTTCAAGAATGGCGATACCCATGAAGCTGCTCTGGTGATGATTGCACCGGGCCGTGACGGCTCAGCTTGGCTGACGGAGATCCTGAAGAAACGTCGCCTCAAAATGTACAATAACCAGGTGGATGTTGGCGTGCGAGTAGAAACCTCCGATGTGGTCATGCGGGAGATCAATGAGCATCTGTATGAAGGGAAGTTCATCTTCAATACTTCTGTGGGCACCCGAGTGCGTACCTTTTGCAGCAATCCTTCTGGACATGTTGTTGTGGAGAATCACAGTGGAGTTATGGCAGCGAATGGACACTCTTTTAAAGATCCAGCACTCGGCTCTAAGAATACTAACTTTGCATTGCTGGTCTCGCATACCTTTACAGAGCCTTTTGATAAACCGAATGAGTACGCCCGGGAGATCTGCAAAAGAGCTAATGATTTATCCAATGGCGGGGTGATTGTGCAGAAGTACGGAGATATTCTGCGCGGACGGCGCTCGACAGAAACGCGGATCAGTGAAGGGTTCCTAGAGCCGACACTGAAAGAGGCCGTGCCGGGCGACCTCGGGCTGGTGCTGCCGTACAATACGATGAAAAGTCTGATTGAAATGGTAGAGGCGCTGGAAAAAGTAACACCGGGTATCGCCTCTGAGCACACTTTGTTCTATGGAGTGGAAGCGAAATTTTATTCAGCCCGGCCGAAGCTAACGGAGAAATTTGAGACAGAAATCGCCGGCCTGTACTGCGGTGGGGATGGAGCAGGGATCACCCGTGGTTTGGCGCAGGCTGGGGCGGCCGGAGTGTGGATTGCCCGGGCGATGATGGAGCGTATGGAATAG
- a CDS encoding GGDEF domain-containing protein — MFTLPQTPRQNYWNRMLLNALWIVLLVYLASQIFVILSMWNTRPQLSTGNYFFLHVLVPVVIIFILNLILEYIYKRKPQFTELSITIASHLFAILIIMYISPEIHVQPLIMLLPLLVSMIYLKASYLLASTAVCLFYIILLFLTTSTYDYTLRVDNIIIAIIFAGTSLAGFGVIGRGQDLIQSLKTSVKSEQDLRIQNIIMDRLSKIDPLTDLYNHKTFHEYLGWLIEHQQNNPFPMQLGIMDIDDFKQVNDLYGHRIGDIVLKQVAAIVLKEVGTDDFAARYGGEEFAIILTAKTLEESYEIMERIRTGIAGMFISEMEGKTVTVSIGMHDLAGTDSKNSIFQKTDDALYEAKRTGKNKIVLV; from the coding sequence ATGTTTACCCTTCCGCAAACTCCTCGCCAGAACTATTGGAACCGTATGCTCCTCAATGCGCTTTGGATCGTACTTTTAGTATATTTAGCGAGTCAAATTTTCGTTATCCTTTCCATGTGGAACACCAGGCCTCAACTCTCGACCGGAAATTATTTTTTCCTCCATGTACTGGTTCCAGTTGTTATTATATTTATTCTGAACTTAATTCTGGAATATATATATAAACGCAAACCTCAATTCACCGAGCTTTCAATTACCATCGCCAGTCATCTGTTCGCGATCCTGATTATCATGTATATCAGTCCTGAAATTCATGTGCAACCACTTATTATGCTGCTTCCGCTGCTTGTCTCTATGATTTATTTAAAAGCTAGCTATTTGCTGGCTTCTACAGCCGTTTGCCTGTTCTATATCATTCTATTGTTTCTTACCACATCAACCTATGACTATACCTTGCGTGTTGATAACATCATTATAGCTATTATTTTTGCCGGAACTTCACTGGCTGGATTCGGCGTCATTGGCCGCGGTCAAGACCTTATACAATCGTTGAAGACTTCAGTGAAATCAGAACAAGATCTGCGGATTCAGAACATCATTATGGATCGTCTGTCCAAGATCGATCCGCTCACCGATCTGTACAATCATAAAACCTTTCATGAATATTTAGGTTGGCTAATTGAACACCAGCAGAACAATCCATTTCCAATGCAGTTGGGGATTATGGATATTGATGATTTTAAACAGGTAAATGATTTGTACGGGCACCGTATTGGAGATATTGTCCTTAAGCAAGTGGCAGCAATTGTGTTGAAGGAGGTTGGAACTGACGACTTCGCCGCCCGTTATGGCGGAGAAGAATTCGCAATTATTCTGACCGCCAAGACGCTGGAAGAATCCTATGAGATTATGGAGCGTATACGGACGGGTATCGCAGGGATGTTCATAAGTGAAATGGAAGGCAAAACGGTGACAGTGAGCATCGGGATGCATGACTTAGCAGGTACGGATTCCAAGAACTCCATCTTCCAAAAAACGGATGATGCCCTTTACGAAGCGAAGCGGACGGGGAAGAACAAAATAGTGCTTGTCTAA
- a CDS encoding EAL domain-containing protein yields the protein MKRCKLLLLISLLLVLAPPVAAHAQKEDIRYQAELDYPPYKYIQNGYLTGFDVDLTSMIFEKQDYMLHYSTGKWGDVQKRLIQGDIDTTGLMAVTDERKQQVLFSKPVLRTYISVYARHSKVFKSEVSLSTLGNYKIGVGKDQYTESVLRSKAGIKQYIEYATVPDALKALDNGEIDLLFENQDVVDYLIVDKGLTGNIVRELSDLYPRDFAYGLNKSSPELVSYINARLERLQRSGAFEELYQQYFLKHSDYYKSLIRSRIISGAVIGFCLLVFGVVLLKMYITHLRRVIHSEQQFFEDVINHTESMIWAVQADKKTVRFNEYAEKMTGLREKDVLGKSIDDIAGLEGSPAELRQLLNRAIQQDYVNNVELKLPNNAPAARHYSIRTTVIEGLDKQTAKIFVLVGLDIDERKRNELELQRSYQELESTYEELAATEVELHDQFDKLRISERRFRLASEGSGAYMWELDWEDGHYILSDRWYEVMGYSEEEINSFEGGVLSVIHPDDQESSRKARQEHLTGLTPIYETEYRMRTKDNKFIWFEVRGKAIVDPRDKILLFIGSLIDISKRKQVEFKLNNSYQELEATYEQLTATQQELVGQYDMLLENQKNMHRLAYVDSLSNLPNRVSLLESMENFFRRPGGTAALLFVDTDNFKYINDTLGHKFGDILIRKASERLQSVVSEGDVLSRLGGDEFVIFLKDEENPEAVFTLAENIMRAFRKSFLVGESNLYVTVSIGISFYPEDGETTEEILKNADVAMYRAKEEGKGRYVVYDKSMHTAFNERMNIEKHLRSAMNDNEFELYYQPQVDIETGLISGFEALIRWNSPELGFVSPLSFIKIAEDSRLIVYIGEWVLREACHVMKGIHDRVGSHYKISVNISVIQMLQDDFTDIVLDSLAVSGLMPNCLELEITESIFMESFDSIVSKLEFLKSRGIRIALDDFGTGYSSLSYLQQLPISTLKMDKTFIDSLADKAYSQSFVQTIVQLGHTMGLEVVAEGVEDVSQLAFLKEAGCDKIQGYLISRAVPVSQLEPFLIPEKCYGV from the coding sequence ATGAAGCGGTGTAAACTCTTGCTTCTGATTAGTCTTCTGCTTGTACTTGCGCCTCCTGTTGCCGCTCACGCCCAAAAAGAGGATATTAGGTACCAGGCAGAATTGGATTATCCGCCATACAAATATATACAAAATGGATATTTAACCGGTTTTGATGTTGATCTGACCAGTATGATTTTTGAGAAACAGGATTATATGCTCCACTATAGTACAGGTAAATGGGGCGATGTGCAAAAGCGGTTGATTCAGGGAGATATTGATACAACCGGACTTATGGCTGTTACCGATGAAAGAAAACAGCAGGTATTATTCTCAAAGCCTGTACTAAGAACTTATATTTCCGTCTACGCGAGACATAGCAAAGTATTCAAAAGTGAAGTGAGCCTGAGCACTTTAGGTAATTATAAGATTGGTGTAGGCAAAGATCAGTACACGGAAAGTGTACTGCGCAGCAAGGCGGGAATTAAGCAATACATAGAATACGCAACCGTTCCGGATGCCCTGAAGGCACTGGACAACGGGGAGATTGACCTTTTATTCGAGAATCAGGATGTGGTTGATTATCTGATTGTGGATAAGGGATTAACCGGTAACATTGTACGTGAACTGAGTGATCTATACCCGAGGGATTTTGCATATGGGCTCAATAAGTCCTCGCCGGAGCTGGTTTCTTATATTAATGCCCGGCTGGAGCGCCTACAGCGTTCTGGAGCTTTTGAAGAATTGTACCAGCAGTATTTCTTGAAACATTCTGATTATTATAAATCTTTGATACGTAGCCGCATTATATCTGGGGCAGTCATTGGATTTTGTTTATTGGTATTTGGGGTAGTCTTATTAAAAATGTATATTACTCATTTGCGGAGGGTCATTCACTCTGAACAGCAATTTTTTGAAGATGTAATAAATCATACCGAAAGTATGATCTGGGCGGTCCAGGCAGATAAAAAGACTGTTCGCTTCAACGAGTATGCGGAGAAAATGACGGGTTTACGAGAGAAAGATGTACTAGGTAAAAGTATAGATGATATCGCAGGTCTGGAAGGTAGTCCTGCTGAGCTCAGGCAACTGCTGAATCGTGCGATTCAGCAGGATTATGTTAATAATGTCGAGCTTAAGCTTCCAAATAACGCTCCTGCAGCACGGCACTACTCTATCCGGACCACCGTAATCGAAGGACTAGATAAGCAGACAGCGAAGATCTTTGTATTGGTAGGATTGGATATTGATGAGCGCAAGAGAAATGAGCTTGAGCTTCAGCGGAGCTATCAGGAACTGGAATCCACTTATGAAGAGCTGGCAGCGACGGAAGTGGAGCTGCACGATCAATTTGACAAGCTGCGGATCAGTGAACGTCGCTTTCGTCTGGCATCGGAGGGCTCAGGCGCATATATGTGGGAACTTGATTGGGAGGATGGGCACTATATCCTGTCGGATCGTTGGTATGAGGTTATGGGTTACAGTGAGGAAGAGATCAATTCGTTCGAGGGAGGGGTGCTTAGTGTTATTCACCCAGATGACCAAGAGTCCTCCCGTAAAGCAAGGCAGGAACATCTTACTGGCCTTACTCCTATTTATGAGACCGAATACCGGATGCGTACCAAGGATAACAAATTTATATGGTTTGAGGTTAGGGGTAAAGCGATCGTTGATCCAAGGGACAAAATCCTTTTATTTATTGGTTCATTGATTGATATCAGTAAACGCAAACAGGTAGAGTTCAAGCTGAACAACAGCTATCAGGAGCTTGAAGCTACGTATGAGCAGCTTACGGCAACCCAGCAGGAGCTGGTGGGACAATATGATATGCTGCTGGAGAATCAGAAGAATATGCACCGCTTGGCTTATGTGGACTCTTTGAGCAATCTGCCTAACCGTGTATCCTTGCTGGAGTCCATGGAGAATTTCTTTCGACGTCCAGGAGGTACGGCAGCGCTGCTGTTCGTGGATACTGACAATTTCAAATACATTAACGATACATTGGGGCATAAATTTGGAGACATTCTGATCCGTAAAGCGAGCGAAAGATTGCAGTCTGTTGTTAGTGAAGGTGATGTGCTGTCGCGCTTGGGTGGCGATGAATTCGTGATTTTCCTCAAAGATGAGGAGAACCCTGAAGCCGTGTTCACATTGGCAGAGAATATTATGAGAGCTTTCAGAAAGTCATTTCTGGTCGGAGAAAGTAACTTGTATGTCACTGTCAGCATTGGCATTTCATTTTATCCGGAAGACGGTGAAACTACAGAAGAAATCCTGAAGAATGCCGATGTAGCCATGTACCGTGCCAAAGAAGAGGGTAAGGGCAGATATGTAGTCTACGATAAGTCGATGCATACTGCTTTTAATGAGCGCATGAATATTGAAAAACATTTGCGAAGCGCGATGAATGATAATGAATTTGAGCTGTATTACCAGCCTCAGGTAGATATCGAGACCGGGTTAATCTCCGGCTTTGAAGCGTTAATCCGCTGGAACAGCCCGGAACTGGGTTTTGTCTCGCCTCTTTCATTTATTAAAATAGCCGAAGATTCCAGATTAATTGTGTACATTGGGGAATGGGTGCTTAGAGAAGCCTGCCACGTGATGAAGGGCATTCACGACAGGGTAGGCAGCCACTATAAAATTTCGGTAAACATTTCTGTTATTCAGATGCTGCAGGATGATTTCACCGATATTGTGCTGGATAGTCTGGCCGTTAGTGGCCTGATGCCAAACTGCCTCGAACTTGAAATCACCGAGTCGATCTTTATGGAATCCTTCGACAGCATTGTCAGCAAGCTGGAATTCCTGAAATCGCGCGGTATCCGGATCGCTTTGGATGATTTCGGGACTGGCTATTCTTCGCTCAGCTATTTACAGCAACTACCTATTTCCACGCTCAAAATGGACAAGACCTTTATTGATTCATTAGCAGACAAAGCTTATAGTCAATCTTTCGTCCAGACTATTGTACAGTTGGGTCATACCATGGGACTAGAGGTCGTGGCGGAGGGTGTAGAAGATGTCAGCCAACTGGCTTTCCTTAAAGAAGCCGGTTGCGATAAGATACAAGGCTACCTGATAAGTAGAGCAGTACCAGTAAGTCAACTAGAACCCTTTCTCATACCGGAGAAGTGCTACGGGGTATAG
- a CDS encoding TPM domain-containing protein, with amino-acid sequence MKKYIALFLLLNLLWIPGVYAIGAPTQQGLVTDEAGLFSTAEVASIEKMATTDLFTFHLLTVDSLNGTASNEYASDVYDAWGLSTRDILLLISAGDQKIELHFDNPGLQTSVNSWSQRQGGSTGSAAITELLDTYFIPYAKDGDFAGGVSSLIKAIPSIVSSPDTGSASGSQGSSNAVGSSDSGTATGSTAGTVNSGTTAPVNNSSSGLSMLTLTAIAIGGVLLLLVLFVVLTGLRRRKQLSEQQEKLSDLLVRASQALETLKPFQGIVQGKTGEMVEAISKRLSDQLIQISALQSKGKDSLPSLYQLSALKAAREQLQQTELSFQSAIEAEEKNIAVISEADRNVKQRITELKKDAPEIDEQLQSTVKETGFALQEIIEDIKELTEETAKADQLELFDPIAAQEVTEDAQELQEKIERDLQDVDTYEDKVNEFPGVLSAARTKIAGIIEQHSLQNMKVKSYDSLELANAEATALEEPLRSGDMDEVRKIAARLDSFLNEAIAMTERQALLRQNNRRDLETVRSHWSQLKQQRDGLQSRIAEARDYFVEQHITSLEEVLEEWSRRLREGATEVPQLETWTSDERGEYDKARSGLDQLLSMQDEAGQQFTNLTRSLEELQERLNKVTRLFSEGQIRVDTAQQMLHSRGLTSRTRFQLSLLPEYAELEQRLSARPANLDELEALSQSFTVQIDSFVDEVSRLVRQQEEEERQAQLALMRERQRKEQARKRMSSGPPSSGGFGGGGGRSSGGSSWGGSSGRSSGGSSWGGGGGKSGGRSSGGSKW; translated from the coding sequence TTGAAGAAATATATAGCGTTGTTCCTATTGCTAAACCTGTTATGGATACCTGGTGTATATGCTATTGGTGCTCCTACTCAGCAAGGATTAGTTACAGATGAAGCCGGACTGTTCAGTACAGCAGAAGTTGCTTCTATTGAAAAGATGGCTACCACGGATCTCTTTACATTTCACTTGCTAACTGTGGATTCCTTAAACGGGACAGCTTCAAATGAATATGCAAGTGATGTCTATGATGCATGGGGACTTTCCACACGAGATATTCTCTTATTGATCTCTGCTGGCGATCAGAAGATTGAACTCCACTTTGATAATCCGGGACTTCAAACCTCGGTGAACTCCTGGTCGCAACGTCAGGGTGGGAGCACTGGAAGCGCAGCTATTACCGAGCTGCTCGATACTTATTTCATTCCTTATGCCAAAGATGGCGATTTCGCCGGGGGAGTATCTTCCTTAATAAAAGCTATACCTTCTATCGTCAGTTCCCCGGATACTGGCTCTGCTAGTGGAAGCCAAGGAAGCAGCAACGCTGTTGGCAGCTCGGACAGTGGCACAGCGACTGGTAGTACAGCAGGTACTGTGAACAGCGGTACTACAGCCCCTGTGAATAACAGCTCTTCTGGCCTGTCCATGCTCACTCTTACAGCTATTGCAATCGGTGGCGTACTACTGCTGCTTGTGTTATTCGTAGTACTGACTGGACTGCGTCGCCGTAAGCAGCTCAGTGAACAGCAGGAGAAACTCTCTGATTTACTTGTACGGGCTAGCCAAGCTTTAGAAACACTGAAGCCATTCCAGGGAATTGTTCAGGGCAAAACAGGAGAAATGGTTGAGGCGATCTCTAAACGACTATCTGACCAACTCATTCAGATCTCCGCACTCCAGAGCAAAGGCAAGGACTCCCTCCCTTCCCTGTATCAGCTCTCTGCCCTAAAGGCAGCGCGGGAGCAGCTTCAGCAGACCGAGCTTTCTTTCCAATCAGCGATTGAAGCGGAAGAAAAGAATATCGCTGTCATTAGCGAAGCTGACCGCAACGTCAAGCAGCGTATCACTGAGCTGAAAAAGGATGCGCCCGAGATTGACGAACAACTGCAGAGTACGGTTAAGGAAACTGGCTTTGCACTTCAAGAGATTATAGAAGATATTAAGGAACTTACAGAGGAGACGGCTAAGGCTGATCAATTAGAGCTCTTCGATCCAATTGCTGCACAGGAAGTTACTGAGGATGCACAGGAACTGCAAGAGAAGATTGAGCGGGATCTTCAGGATGTGGATACCTACGAAGATAAGGTGAATGAATTCCCCGGGGTTTTGTCGGCTGCCCGTACCAAAATCGCCGGGATCATTGAACAACATTCATTACAGAATATGAAGGTGAAATCTTATGACTCTCTGGAGCTGGCCAATGCAGAGGCTACTGCACTAGAGGAACCTCTGCGCAGCGGTGACATGGATGAAGTGCGGAAGATTGCTGCCCGCCTTGATTCCTTTCTGAATGAAGCCATTGCTATGACGGAACGACAGGCACTTCTACGGCAGAATAACCGTAGGGACCTGGAAACTGTCCGCAGCCATTGGAGCCAACTGAAGCAGCAAAGAGATGGGCTGCAGAGTCGAATTGCCGAGGCTCGAGATTATTTTGTAGAACAGCATATAACCAGTTTAGAAGAGGTGTTGGAGGAATGGAGCAGACGGCTGCGTGAAGGTGCCACTGAAGTGCCGCAGCTTGAGACTTGGACCAGTGATGAGCGCGGCGAATATGATAAAGCACGCAGTGGACTGGACCAACTGCTGTCCATGCAGGATGAGGCCGGACAACAGTTTACCAATCTCACGAGAAGTTTGGAGGAGCTTCAGGAACGACTGAATAAAGTCACACGACTCTTTTCAGAGGGACAAATCCGCGTGGATACGGCACAACAGATGCTTCACAGCCGGGGCTTGACTTCAAGAACCCGCTTCCAGCTATCCCTTCTGCCGGAATATGCTGAACTGGAGCAGAGATTGTCTGCCCGTCCGGCTAATCTAGATGAGCTGGAGGCCCTTAGTCAGTCTTTTACTGTGCAGATCGATTCCTTTGTAGATGAAGTAAGCAGGCTTGTCCGGCAACAAGAGGAAGAGGAACGTCAAGCTCAGCTAGCCCTGATGAGAGAAAGACAACGTAAAGAACAAGCCCGTAAACGTATGTCCTCCGGTCCGCCTTCTTCTGGCGGGTTTGGAGGCGGTGGGGGGCGTTCTTCTGGCGGTTCTTCCTGGGGTGGAAGCAGTGGACGTTCTTCCGGTGGCTCCTCCTGGGGTGGAGGCGGCGGTAAATCAGGCGGACGTTCTTCCGGCGGCTCCAAGTGGTAA
- a CDS encoding LysR family transcriptional regulator, which yields MELTYLRTFCEVVTCGSYTRAAEKLGYAQSSITAQIAKLEEVYGAVLLERVGRGMTPTFAGKSLLPYARQMLALNEEVKEIISGGSKGILTISAIETLAAYFLPHRLHRYREQYPGIQLRVQPGSEVEIITAVKEKSADFGLIFDTRYVSEELESLVLRQEQLFIITHPEHPLAHQPELSLTQLAGEPLILTEDTCTYRRYLLDELKQAGISPRIDMEFGNLEGIKQAVKHQWGTAFLPGYAIEEERRQGSISAIPIVGDTKGFYIQLIYRKDRVLPPAYNDFIKQMQEL from the coding sequence ATGGAATTGACCTATTTGCGGACCTTTTGCGAAGTGGTAACCTGTGGTAGCTATACACGGGCGGCGGAGAAGTTGGGTTATGCGCAGTCCAGTATAACAGCGCAGATTGCCAAGCTGGAGGAGGTATATGGGGCTGTACTTCTGGAGCGGGTGGGCAGAGGAATGACGCCTACTTTTGCTGGCAAAAGCCTGTTGCCCTATGCCCGGCAAATGCTGGCTCTAAATGAAGAAGTGAAGGAGATTATCTCCGGCGGGAGCAAAGGTATACTTACGATCAGTGCGATTGAGACCTTGGCTGCCTATTTTTTGCCTCATCGCCTACATCGTTATAGAGAGCAATATCCCGGTATTCAGCTGCGTGTTCAGCCTGGATCGGAGGTTGAGATCATCACAGCTGTAAAAGAGAAATCTGCTGACTTTGGTTTGATCTTCGATACACGTTATGTATCGGAGGAGCTGGAATCACTAGTGCTGCGGCAGGAGCAATTATTTATTATTACACACCCTGAGCATCCTTTGGCACATCAGCCTGAACTATCCCTTACACAGCTTGCCGGGGAGCCGCTTATTCTTACAGAAGATACCTGCACCTATAGAAGGTATTTGCTGGATGAACTGAAGCAAGCTGGCATATCCCCCAGAATTGACATGGAATTTGGGAATCTGGAGGGGATAAAACAGGCGGTGAAGCATCAATGGGGAACAGCGTTCCTGCCCGGCTATGCGATTGAGGAAGAAAGACGACAGGGCTCAATCAGTGCGATTCCCATCGTCGGTGACACAAAAGGATTCTATATTCAGCTTATATACCGTAAGGATCGCGTGCTTCCACCGGCGTATAATGATTTTATTAAGCAAATGCAGGAGCTATAG
- a CDS encoding rhodanese-like domain-containing protein: MNIKPKTQVLSTPAARPEDAVEYFKAKGRYETDIADVAFDLRKGIPGFTIVDVRDARSYEEAHLPGALSLPSGQLTPSSPALPEGEVLVLYCWGPACNGASKAAARLAASGYQVKEMLGGIEYWRKEGGTLEGTLGEKAPMYWNMRSLA; encoded by the coding sequence ATGAATATCAAACCTAAAACGCAAGTGCTCAGTACACCGGCTGCCCGACCTGAAGATGCAGTAGAATATTTCAAAGCTAAAGGTCGATATGAGACCGATATTGCCGATGTTGCATTTGATCTAAGAAAGGGTATCCCCGGATTCACCATCGTAGATGTTCGTGATGCAAGGTCTTATGAGGAGGCTCACCTGCCTGGCGCACTATCCCTTCCCTCTGGACAGCTTACCCCCTCCAGCCCCGCATTGCCTGAAGGGGAAGTTCTAGTGCTCTATTGCTGGGGGCCAGCCTGCAACGGCGCAAGCAAAGCTGCTGCAAGACTTGCCGCATCAGGCTATCAGGTTAAAGAGATGCTTGGCGGTATTGAATATTGGCGTAAAGAGGGCGGCACCTTGGAAGGCACACTTGGTGAGAAGGCCCCTATGTATTGGAACATGCGGTCACTGGCTTGA
- a CDS encoding formate/nitrite transporter family protein has product MENEALLQVERLALKKQKIYRQSVFRYIARAMLASMFIGFGVIVAFKTGNFFYMEQSPMTYPMAAITFGAAIILISYGGGDLFTGDTFYFTYAALRRKMQWTEVVRMWVISYIGNILGAAAFALLIYLTGLFYDSNVNGFLLNVVAHKMEAPTIQLFFRAILCNWLVCLAFFVPMSMKGDGAKMFAMVLFVFCFFISGYEHSIANMCTFAIALVLDHPGTISWSGVVHNLVPVTLGNLIGGGVLMGVMYYYVNKPFLDDEQH; this is encoded by the coding sequence ATGGAGAACGAGGCATTGCTGCAGGTAGAACGATTGGCGCTCAAGAAACAGAAGATTTATCGGCAAAGCGTATTCCGCTATATTGCCAGGGCCATGCTAGCCAGTATGTTTATCGGATTCGGTGTAATTGTAGCGTTCAAGACAGGCAACTTCTTCTATATGGAGCAATCGCCGATGACTTATCCGATGGCTGCGATTACGTTTGGTGCAGCCATTATTCTGATTTCCTACGGCGGCGGTGATTTGTTTACCGGAGATACGTTTTATTTCACTTATGCCGCTTTAAGGCGCAAGATGCAATGGACCGAAGTCGTTCGGATGTGGGTAATTAGTTATATCGGAAACATTCTCGGTGCGGCTGCCTTTGCGCTGCTGATCTATTTAACAGGGCTGTTTTACGACTCCAATGTAAATGGATTTTTGCTCAATGTGGTGGCCCATAAGATGGAGGCTCCTACGATACAGTTGTTCTTCCGCGCTATTCTTTGTAACTGGCTCGTTTGCCTGGCTTTTTTCGTTCCGATGTCAATGAAAGGCGACGGAGCTAAGATGTTTGCGATGGTCTTGTTTGTATTCTGCTTCTTTATCTCCGGGTATGAGCATAGTATTGCAAACATGTGTACCTTCGCTATCGCGCTGGTGCTTGATCATCCCGGAACCATATCGTGGAGTGGTGTAGTGCACAATCTTGTGCCTGTAACGTTGGGGAATCTAATTGGCGGCGGTGTCTTGATGGGGGTTATGTACTACTATGTGAATAAGCCCTTTTTGGATGATGAGCAGCATTAA